In the Marinomonas algicola genome, one interval contains:
- a CDS encoding ABC-F family ATPase: MISTANITMQFGATPLFENISVKFGNGNRYGLIGANGCGKSTFMKILTGELVPTSGNVSITPGEKVGTLSQNQFAFEEYTVVDAVIMGDTALWKVKQERDAIYANPDMSEEDGMRAGELEAEYAEMDGYSAESRAGDILLEAGIDESEHFLLMSQVPPGRKLRVLLAQALFANPDILLLDEPTNNLDIHTISWLADVLNQRKCTMVIISHDRHFLNSVCTHMADIDYGELRVYPGNYDYFLEASALIREQLLLENSKKSAEIDELQAFVNRFSANASKAKQASSRAKKMDKIELSEVKSSSRMTPSISLKQDKRLHRQALILEELGHGFDDGQLFTNGSLILEAGAKLAVIGENGAGKTTFLRCLVDELQANHGSVKWSENAVIGYCPQDSSADFDSDMTLFDWMSLWRTAKHDDLKVRAMLGRLLFTADDFNKKVRVCSGGEKNRLLFGKLMMMDLNVLIMDEPTNHMDMEAIEALNNALLEFDGTLIFVSHDRQFVSSLATRIVEIKNQQVIDFQGTYDEYLTHH; the protein is encoded by the coding sequence TTGATCTCCACCGCTAACATCACCATGCAGTTTGGTGCGACCCCTTTATTCGAAAATATCTCTGTCAAATTCGGCAACGGCAATCGCTATGGCCTAATCGGCGCGAACGGTTGTGGCAAGTCCACTTTCATGAAAATCTTGACCGGTGAACTGGTACCAACATCGGGCAACGTTTCTATCACTCCAGGTGAGAAAGTCGGTACGCTGAGCCAGAACCAATTCGCTTTTGAAGAATACACCGTTGTTGATGCGGTTATTATGGGGGATACGGCGTTATGGAAAGTAAAACAAGAACGTGACGCCATTTACGCGAACCCTGACATGTCTGAAGAAGACGGCATGCGTGCTGGAGAATTAGAAGCCGAATACGCCGAGATGGATGGCTACAGCGCAGAAAGCCGTGCGGGTGATATTCTTCTGGAAGCAGGCATTGATGAATCAGAGCATTTCTTGTTAATGAGCCAAGTACCACCTGGTAGAAAGTTACGGGTATTATTAGCTCAAGCGCTTTTCGCGAACCCAGACATCCTGTTGCTTGATGAACCAACCAACAACTTGGATATTCATACCATTAGTTGGTTAGCCGATGTATTAAACCAACGTAAATGCACCATGGTAATCATTTCCCACGACAGGCATTTCTTGAACTCGGTTTGTACTCACATGGCTGATATTGATTATGGTGAATTGCGTGTTTATCCGGGCAACTATGATTATTTCCTAGAGGCATCAGCACTGATACGAGAGCAGCTTTTGTTAGAGAATTCAAAGAAAAGTGCCGAAATAGACGAGCTGCAAGCGTTTGTTAATCGCTTTTCTGCCAATGCGTCAAAAGCAAAACAAGCCAGTTCACGAGCTAAGAAAATGGATAAAATTGAGCTTTCAGAAGTCAAGTCATCCAGTCGAATGACACCTTCTATTAGCTTAAAACAAGACAAAAGACTGCACCGCCAAGCACTCATACTGGAAGAGTTAGGGCATGGTTTTGACGACGGCCAGCTATTCACCAATGGTAGCCTCATTTTAGAAGCCGGCGCAAAGCTGGCGGTCATTGGCGAAAACGGTGCAGGTAAAACGACGTTCCTACGCTGTTTGGTTGACGAACTGCAAGCAAACCACGGTTCTGTTAAGTGGTCTGAAAATGCCGTAATAGGCTATTGCCCTCAGGACAGCAGCGCCGATTTTGATTCTGATATGACACTGTTTGATTGGATGTCTCTATGGCGTACAGCGAAACACGATGATCTGAAAGTACGAGCCATGTTAGGTCGTTTATTGTTCACCGCAGACGACTTTAATAAAAAAGTCCGTGTTTGCTCAGGTGGAGAAAAAAACCGCTTATTGTTTGGTAAATTGATGATGATGGATCTTAACGTTTTAATCATGGATGAACCAACGAACCACATGGACATGGAAGCGATTGAAGCACTTAACAATGCGTTGCTGGAGTTTGATGGGACACTTATTTTTGTCAGCCATGATAGACAATTTGTTTCGTCTTTAGCGACACGTATTGTCGAAATCAAAAATCAACAAGTGATTGATTTTCAAGGTACTTATGATGAATATCTAACGCATCACTAA
- a CDS encoding SulP family inorganic anion transporter: MRLNTVLPLQHWLKSYSKTALINDFIAGIIATIVMVPQGMAYALLAGVPAEYGLYCAILPTLLYALLGSSRSLSVGPAALISIMVASSIGALNPQSEVEYLHYAVNISFLAGMFLIAMRLFRLGSITNFISMPVVSGFTSASAIIITTSQLKHIFGLPVASGLSFNETLWQLGTHVMDINYPTLFAGILACVGLWYFKEHFPKLVKRMPFPTWLNQAMSKAGPMFVVLIGAILVGAFDLHETANIAIVGLIPDGLPSLHFIAIDLALWKSIALPSFLIALMCFVTSITVGTSLAGKRKERIDANQELLALGAANLGAALSGTFALAASMSRSAVNHSAGAETTIASMVCALGVLMTLLFLTPLFYFLPLVVLGAIVIMSVSSLIELYQIKRCWKLNKADAYSLLATFSTVLVFGIEIGICVGIIGSVILIIHRASHPHIAIVGRVGNSEHFRNIERHDVQIDKNVLAIRVDESIYFSNIQCIEDFIFDACYKRPETRHVVLIFSSVSFVDTTAVDALDNMLSKFNDLHVQLHLAEVKGPVMDQLQDSQFVTDLTPGKIFFTTDEALKSLSSS, from the coding sequence ATGCGATTAAATACAGTGCTGCCACTTCAACATTGGCTGAAATCCTATTCCAAAACCGCCCTGATTAATGATTTCATTGCGGGCATCATTGCCACCATTGTGATGGTTCCTCAAGGAATGGCGTATGCGCTGCTTGCGGGTGTACCGGCTGAATACGGATTGTACTGTGCTATTTTACCGACCTTGCTTTACGCCTTGCTTGGGAGTAGCCGAAGCTTGTCAGTCGGACCTGCCGCGTTGATCTCCATTATGGTCGCCAGTTCAATTGGCGCCTTGAATCCACAATCAGAAGTTGAATACCTACATTATGCCGTCAATATTTCATTTCTAGCTGGGATGTTTCTCATTGCCATGAGACTGTTCCGCTTAGGCAGTATCACAAATTTTATCAGTATGCCTGTTGTCAGTGGCTTTACCAGTGCTTCTGCCATTATTATCACCACCAGCCAACTTAAGCACATTTTTGGTCTTCCTGTTGCTTCAGGCCTAAGCTTTAATGAAACCCTTTGGCAGCTTGGCACTCACGTCATGGACATAAATTACCCAACCTTATTTGCTGGTATACTCGCTTGCGTTGGCCTTTGGTATTTCAAAGAGCACTTTCCTAAATTAGTAAAAAGAATGCCTTTCCCAACTTGGCTAAATCAAGCGATGAGTAAAGCTGGCCCAATGTTTGTCGTATTAATTGGAGCCATTTTAGTGGGAGCCTTTGACCTGCATGAAACGGCAAATATTGCCATTGTTGGGCTCATTCCTGATGGATTACCTTCACTGCACTTCATTGCTATTGATCTTGCCCTATGGAAAAGCATTGCTCTACCTTCTTTTCTGATTGCGTTAATGTGTTTTGTGACCAGTATTACTGTCGGTACCAGTTTGGCTGGAAAGCGTAAAGAACGGATAGACGCTAACCAAGAACTGTTGGCATTAGGTGCTGCAAATCTTGGCGCCGCTCTTAGCGGTACTTTTGCTCTGGCCGCCAGCATGAGTCGCTCTGCGGTAAATCACAGTGCCGGAGCCGAAACGACCATTGCCAGTATGGTATGCGCTTTAGGCGTCTTAATGACGCTGCTTTTCCTTACCCCATTATTTTACTTTTTACCATTAGTCGTTTTAGGCGCCATTGTTATTATGTCTGTGAGCTCTTTAATTGAGCTTTATCAGATAAAACGCTGTTGGAAACTTAATAAGGCCGATGCTTATAGCTTATTAGCCACTTTTTCTACTGTGCTGGTGTTTGGCATAGAAATTGGCATATGTGTCGGCATTATAGGTTCTGTCATTCTCATTATTCATCGAGCAAGTCATCCACACATCGCCATTGTTGGACGTGTGGGAAACAGCGAACATTTTCGTAATATTGAACGCCACGATGTTCAAATAGATAAGAACGTACTGGCAATCAGAGTCGATGAGAGTATCTATTTTTCAAACATACAATGCATAGAAGACTTTATTTTCGACGCTTGCTATAAACGACCGGAAACACGTCATGTTGTGCTTATTTTTAGCTCTGTCAGCTTTGTCGACACCACAGCAGTAGATGCATTAGATAACATGCTCAGCAAATTCAACGATTTGCATGTGCAATTACACTTAGCCGAAGTCAAAGGTCCTGTTATGGATCAATTACAAGATTCTCAATTTGTAACAGACTTAACCCCCGGTAAGATTTTTTTCACTACAGATGAGGCGCTTAAGAGCCTCTCCTCTTCATAA
- a CDS encoding monovalent cation/H+ antiporter subunit A: MNTLLWLPLLPLLGSLVPLFAARYSRNVCALLTAILPFISLLLVLEMTPDVLNGTNHYAFAEWIPQLGLNIAFRLDGLSLLFTILILGIGLLVILYARYYLSSNDSIGKFYAFLMLFMFSMLGVVLSDNLLQMWMFWELTSISSFLLISFWGHKSEARKGARMALTITGAGGLALLAGIIILGHVVDSYSLQVVLDSGDVIRSHSAYPVILVLVLLGAFTKSAQFPFHFWLPHAMAAPTPVSAYLHSATMVKAGIFLMARMHPVLADTDLWFLIVSLTGLTTLLLGAYTALFKHDLKGLLAYSTISHLGLITLLLGLDTRLSTVAALFHIINHATFKASLFMAAGIIDHETGSRDMRQLNGLWKYMPHTATLAMVAASSMAGVPLLNGFLSKEMFFTETLHQEALGSLSWMIPVLATMGAVFAVAYSTRFIHDVFFNGEPINLPKTPHEAPRYMRVPVEILVALCLLVGIFPGFIVGDLLYSASMAAINGPVPEYSLAIWHGFNYPLLMSFVATAGGLIIYYYRQPLFAFQSNFAEPDAKQIFDDIMQNIIKRATTLSNLLENGSLQRYNGLLIGLAVIMMAAPLMDLNSTLGRRPELPYTLIDVTAAFLLVVGALTTVICHRKRMLALITLSIVGFIVSLAFARFSAPDLALTQLSVEVVTIVLLMLALFFLPQRAQKQSNPRRIIRDLSISAVMGGLIGTICYAILTRPLTSISDFFIENSKTGGGGTNVVNVILVDFRGFDTLGEITVLGIAALGIYKLISRMGLFMPSSDLYGRPWSNDAHPMMLAVLSQSLLPIALLVSAYIFLRGHNMPGGGFIAGLITSVAIIQQYIAHGVDWMKHRVKIDYQILIGSGIGIAALTGVGSWFFDRPFLTSWFDYFYWPIVGKFELASAMVFDLGVYLTVIGATMLILANLGKLTTSERPIQKEGE; the protein is encoded by the coding sequence TTGAATACCTTACTTTGGCTTCCTTTACTGCCACTACTTGGTAGTTTGGTCCCTCTCTTTGCCGCACGATATAGTCGGAATGTGTGTGCTTTACTCACGGCGATTTTGCCTTTTATTTCTCTGCTTCTCGTTTTAGAAATGACGCCTGATGTATTGAATGGTACTAATCACTATGCGTTTGCCGAATGGATTCCTCAGTTAGGACTCAACATCGCTTTTCGTTTGGATGGGCTGTCTCTTTTATTCACCATACTAATTCTCGGCATTGGTCTCTTAGTCATACTCTATGCTCGTTATTACTTATCTTCTAACGACTCTATTGGTAAATTCTACGCATTTTTAATGTTGTTCATGTTTTCTATGTTGGGCGTGGTTTTGTCCGATAATTTATTGCAGATGTGGATGTTCTGGGAATTAACCAGCATTAGCTCTTTCTTGCTCATCAGTTTTTGGGGCCATAAGTCAGAAGCACGTAAAGGTGCTCGTATGGCACTGACTATTACAGGCGCAGGCGGCCTAGCATTACTGGCTGGCATTATTATTTTAGGCCACGTTGTCGACAGCTATTCGTTACAAGTTGTATTAGACAGTGGTGATGTTATTCGTTCACACAGTGCCTACCCAGTTATTTTAGTTTTAGTCTTGCTAGGTGCGTTCACAAAATCGGCTCAATTTCCTTTCCACTTCTGGCTTCCTCATGCCATGGCGGCCCCTACGCCAGTCAGCGCTTATCTGCATTCTGCTACTATGGTAAAAGCAGGCATATTTTTAATGGCACGAATGCATCCTGTATTAGCGGATACTGACCTCTGGTTTTTAATTGTCAGCTTAACCGGTTTAACCACCTTATTATTGGGTGCTTACACCGCATTATTTAAACATGACTTAAAAGGCTTACTGGCCTATTCAACCATTAGTCACCTTGGTTTGATTACTTTGTTACTTGGTTTGGACACTCGTTTGTCAACGGTCGCCGCACTCTTTCATATCATTAACCATGCGACCTTTAAAGCCTCTTTATTTATGGCCGCAGGAATCATCGACCATGAAACTGGGTCACGAGATATGCGTCAATTAAATGGCTTATGGAAATACATGCCTCATACCGCGACTCTCGCCATGGTCGCGGCATCATCCATGGCTGGGGTACCTTTATTAAACGGTTTCTTATCTAAGGAAATGTTCTTCACTGAAACGTTACACCAAGAAGCGCTTGGATCCCTTTCTTGGATGATCCCAGTTCTCGCCACCATGGGTGCCGTCTTTGCTGTCGCCTACTCAACCCGCTTCATTCATGATGTGTTTTTTAATGGTGAACCAATTAACTTACCAAAGACTCCCCATGAAGCACCGAGATACATGCGAGTACCTGTAGAAATCCTCGTCGCACTTTGTTTATTGGTCGGTATTTTCCCTGGTTTTATCGTGGGTGATTTGCTGTATTCAGCCTCTATGGCCGCGATTAATGGACCCGTACCAGAGTACAGTCTCGCTATTTGGCATGGTTTCAACTACCCATTATTAATGAGTTTTGTGGCCACGGCAGGTGGGTTAATTATTTATTACTATCGCCAGCCTTTATTCGCATTCCAGTCGAACTTTGCTGAACCAGACGCTAAGCAGATTTTTGATGACATTATGCAAAACATCATTAAACGCGCAACAACCTTATCAAATCTATTAGAAAATGGGTCATTACAACGATATAACGGTCTTTTGATTGGTTTAGCCGTTATTATGATGGCGGCCCCTTTGATGGATTTAAACTCCACTCTCGGTCGACGTCCTGAACTGCCCTATACCTTAATAGATGTGACAGCGGCTTTTCTATTAGTTGTTGGTGCTCTGACGACCGTTATTTGCCACAGAAAGCGAATGCTTGCCCTAATTACCCTTTCTATTGTTGGCTTTATTGTTTCTTTAGCTTTTGCCCGTTTCTCAGCACCCGATCTCGCCTTAACGCAACTGTCCGTAGAAGTTGTGACGATCGTATTGCTAATGCTGGCCTTATTCTTCTTACCACAAAGAGCACAGAAACAGTCTAACCCGAGGCGCATTATACGTGATTTAAGTATTTCAGCCGTTATGGGGGGCCTGATTGGTACCATTTGCTACGCCATATTAACGCGTCCACTAACGAGTATTTCGGACTTCTTTATTGAAAACAGTAAAACCGGTGGGGGAGGCACAAATGTGGTTAACGTCATCCTAGTAGACTTCCGTGGTTTTGACACCTTGGGAGAGATTACTGTTTTAGGCATTGCCGCATTAGGCATATATAAATTGATCTCCAGAATGGGGCTATTTATGCCAAGCAGCGATCTCTATGGACGACCTTGGTCAAACGACGCTCACCCAATGATGTTAGCGGTATTGTCACAGAGTTTGTTACCGATTGCTCTTTTAGTGTCCGCTTATATTTTCTTAAGAGGTCACAATATGCCTGGCGGTGGTTTTATTGCTGGCTTAATTACCTCGGTAGCCATTATCCAACAATACATTGCTCACGGTGTTGACTGGATGAAACACAGAGTAAAAATTGATTATCAAATTTTAATCGGAAGTGGTATTGGGATTGCCGCCTTAACCGGAGTCGGCAGCTGGTTCTTTGATAGACCGTTCTTAACCTCTTGGTTTGACTACTTCTACTGGCCTATCGTCGGTAAATTCGAACTGGCCAGCGCCATGGTGTTTGATCTAGGAGTCTACTTGACTGTGATCGGTGCCACTATGCTGATCTTGGCTAATCTTGGTAAATTAACTACCAGTGAACGGCCTATTCAAAAGGAGGGCGAGTAA
- a CDS encoding Na+/H+ antiporter subunit C codes for MEGIYAFCVGFLTACGIFLTLRGRTFSVVLGLTMLSYAVNLFLFASGRLTIDSAAILGQSETYADPLPQALVLTAIVIGFAMTAFVVILSMRARADLGNDHVDGKDPNEIPTDMSQSKKGERN; via the coding sequence ATGGAAGGTATTTACGCTTTTTGCGTTGGTTTCTTAACGGCTTGCGGTATTTTCTTGACCCTACGTGGTCGAACCTTCTCTGTTGTATTAGGTTTAACTATGTTGTCATATGCTGTTAATTTATTTCTCTTCGCAAGTGGTCGACTAACCATCGACAGTGCCGCTATTTTAGGTCAATCAGAAACTTATGCGGACCCACTTCCTCAAGCCTTAGTGCTTACCGCTATTGTTATTGGTTTTGCCATGACCGCTTTTGTCGTTATTTTATCGATGCGTGCACGAGCCGATTTGGGTAATGATCATGTGGATGGCAAAGACCCAAATGAAATACCAACAGACATGTCTCAAAGCAAAAAAGGGGAGAGAAACTAG
- a CDS encoding monovalent cation/H+ antiporter subunit D: MQHWTILPILLPLLVASAMLLPPLSSRLNWLRTASVSTLFVMTILAAMQVATVIDEGSQMYVLGGWTPPFGIALVADKMSALLVLLTSFLGLACMVYACAGHDKGGEYFHPLFLFQIMGINGAFLTGDLFNLFVFFEVLLIASYALLVHAGGKNKTQAAVHYVVINLLGSSLFLFGLGILYGTLGTLNIADMAVKIGQLPHNETIIAKIGALLLLIVFGLKSAMLPLQFWLPKTYSSASAPVAALFAIMTKVGIYSIFRVFTVIFGDNAGELANFASGWLWPLALLTISIGSLGVLASPTLKLLSANLVVVSAGTLLVAAALHSELATAGAMYYIIHSTLVTAGLFLLADIVAKQRGQAEDRLVHSRALAQPRLIGFGFAIIALTFIGMPPFSGFIGKVMILNAAETMTTRLWIWPVLLMSSLIALIAFSRATARLFWKAPNSKNTALESAHSFEVTAIILLILGAPLLVIFGGPITDYVIQAAADLHNMNVSVHPLLPEVSL, translated from the coding sequence ATGCAACATTGGACAATTTTGCCCATATTACTGCCCTTGCTAGTCGCATCTGCCATGCTACTACCACCTCTGTCTTCTAGACTTAACTGGTTACGTACTGCATCGGTAAGTACCCTATTTGTAATGACTATTCTGGCCGCCATGCAAGTTGCTACGGTAATCGACGAAGGTTCACAAATGTATGTCCTAGGAGGATGGACACCTCCTTTCGGGATAGCTTTAGTAGCGGATAAAATGTCGGCTTTACTGGTTTTATTAACTAGCTTTTTGGGGCTAGCCTGCATGGTATATGCCTGCGCGGGGCACGACAAAGGCGGAGAATATTTCCACCCTCTTTTCCTTTTCCAAATAATGGGCATTAACGGTGCTTTTTTAACAGGAGACTTATTTAATTTATTTGTATTCTTTGAAGTACTCTTAATAGCCTCTTACGCTCTACTTGTTCACGCTGGTGGTAAAAACAAAACCCAAGCAGCGGTCCATTACGTTGTGATTAACCTGCTAGGGTCGAGTTTATTCTTGTTCGGTCTTGGCATTTTATACGGTACTCTTGGTACATTAAATATTGCGGACATGGCAGTGAAAATCGGTCAATTACCGCATAATGAGACCATCATTGCTAAGATAGGGGCCTTGTTGCTATTGATCGTGTTCGGTTTAAAATCCGCCATGCTACCTTTACAATTCTGGCTGCCAAAAACCTACTCGTCGGCCAGCGCCCCCGTTGCCGCACTGTTTGCAATCATGACAAAAGTAGGAATTTACAGCATATTCCGCGTATTTACCGTCATCTTTGGTGACAATGCAGGAGAGTTAGCTAACTTTGCATCTGGTTGGTTATGGCCGCTTGCTTTGCTGACGATTTCTATAGGATCTCTTGGTGTATTGGCAAGTCCAACGCTAAAACTACTGTCTGCAAATCTTGTCGTCGTCTCCGCAGGTACGTTATTGGTGGCCGCCGCACTTCATTCCGAACTAGCAACGGCAGGGGCGATGTACTACATCATCCACAGCACCTTAGTAACCGCTGGCTTATTCTTGCTGGCTGACATTGTTGCGAAACAAAGGGGACAAGCCGAAGACAGGCTGGTTCACTCAAGGGCACTTGCTCAACCACGATTAATTGGATTTGGTTTTGCCATAATCGCCCTTACTTTTATTGGTATGCCTCCTTTTTCAGGCTTTATCGGTAAAGTGATGATCCTCAATGCCGCCGAAACTATGACGACTCGTTTATGGATATGGCCGGTTCTCCTTATGAGCAGCCTTATCGCTCTCATCGCCTTCTCTAGAGCCACTGCAAGACTTTTTTGGAAAGCACCCAACAGTAAAAATACAGCGTTAGAAAGCGCCCACTCTTTTGAGGTAACCGCTATTATATTACTCATTTTAGGGGCGCCTTTGCTGGTTATTTTTGGCGGACCAATAACTGATTATGTGATACAAGCTGCTGCCGACCTTCATAATATGAACGTATCGGTTCACCCATTATTGCCTGAGGTATCATTATGA
- a CDS encoding Na+/H+ antiporter subunit E: MKSKAFRFLPMPFHSILLFTIWLLLNNSVSAGHLLLAFIFAIIIPWGVASMTTERPRIQKPLLAVSYVFLVLKDIVSANFTVALLVLGPLKKLTPGFVAIPLDIESELGITLLASTVSLTPGTVSAEISEDQQWLYVHALHLEDTEALINEVKTRYETPLKEIFGC, encoded by the coding sequence ATGAAGTCTAAAGCTTTTCGATTTTTGCCTATGCCTTTCCACAGCATTTTGTTGTTTACAATTTGGCTTTTATTGAATAATAGCGTCTCCGCAGGGCATTTATTATTGGCTTTTATTTTTGCCATTATCATTCCTTGGGGAGTGGCCAGCATGACAACTGAACGCCCTCGGATTCAAAAACCTTTGCTAGCCGTCTCATATGTGTTTCTTGTGCTAAAAGACATCGTTAGCGCAAACTTTACTGTTGCTCTATTAGTGTTGGGACCGCTGAAAAAATTGACGCCGGGGTTTGTCGCCATACCTCTTGATATTGAATCTGAGCTTGGCATTACCTTATTGGCAAGTACGGTATCATTAACGCCAGGAACGGTAAGTGCTGAGATTTCAGAAGATCAACAATGGCTCTATGTTCACGCATTGCATTTAGAAGATACGGAAGCGTTAATTAATGAAGTTAAGACCCGTTATGAGACCCCGTTGAAGGAGATATTTGGATGTTAG
- a CDS encoding K+/H+ antiporter subunit F, giving the protein MLDSAIIIVSIILCIALLLNLYRLLVGPKLPDRILALDTLFINGIALILLYGIAVENAIYFEAALLIAMLGFVSTSALCKYLLRGDIIE; this is encoded by the coding sequence ATGTTAGATTCAGCCATAATAATCGTATCAATCATCTTATGTATTGCCCTACTATTAAATTTATATCGCTTACTGGTAGGGCCCAAATTACCTGATAGAATCCTTGCGTTAGACACTTTGTTTATTAATGGCATTGCCCTTATTCTCTTATATGGAATAGCGGTAGAAAATGCAATTTACTTTGAAGCGGCATTATTAATAGCGATGTTAGGTTTTGTTAGCACATCCGCACTATGTAAGTACTTACTTCGCGGCGACATAATAGAATAA
- a CDS encoding Na+/H+ antiporter subunit G: MNFFVEAISASILIFGGVFLLVGSIGLARLPDIYTRLHAPTKATTLGIAGVLISSCIIQSYRQESLSINEWLITLFLMITAPVAANMIAKAALHHDIEPIHRTQGKELMKSARERQAPPSETPKENK; encoded by the coding sequence ATGAATTTTTTTGTAGAAGCAATATCCGCCTCTATCCTAATATTTGGAGGCGTATTTTTATTAGTTGGTTCCATTGGCTTGGCTCGTTTACCAGATATTTATACTCGCTTACATGCGCCGACAAAAGCCACCACTTTGGGAATAGCCGGGGTATTAATCTCATCCTGCATTATTCAGTCTTATCGACAGGAAAGTCTGTCTATAAATGAATGGCTAATTACTTTATTTCTAATGATTACAGCGCCTGTTGCTGCCAATATGATCGCAAAGGCTGCCTTACATCATGATATAGAACCAATACATAGAACCCAGGGCAAAGAATTAATGAAATCAGCTAGAGAAAGACAAGCACCTCCATCAGAGACGCCAAAAGAAAATAAGTAA
- a CDS encoding DUF547 domain-containing protein, with protein sequence MKLFLFITLNSLFISSLWAAPEKDLDKFWLPHAPEKTKSISHSQWQTILNSYLVTTQEQQTFFSYSRVSKKDLKQLKGYINELVNLDPHTLTRAQQKAYWINLYNAKTVDLILDNYPVKSITKLGKGFFSFGPWDDKTLTINNKELSLNDIEHRILRPIYNDARIHYAVNCASYSCPNLADQAYTVENMDQLLDKGAEHYINHPRGVSIKNNKLTLSSIYSWYQIDFGEDEKALIKHLTDYAKPGLKAALDVIKGKIEYDYNWDLNELK encoded by the coding sequence ATGAAGTTATTCTTATTTATCACCTTAAACAGCCTATTTATTTCAAGTCTTTGGGCGGCCCCAGAGAAAGACCTGGACAAGTTTTGGCTGCCTCACGCACCAGAGAAAACAAAATCAATTTCTCATAGTCAATGGCAAACAATCTTAAATTCTTATCTAGTTACTACTCAGGAGCAACAAACCTTTTTTTCTTATTCTCGAGTGTCTAAAAAGGACCTTAAGCAACTCAAAGGCTATATAAATGAGCTTGTTAACCTCGATCCTCATACATTAACCAGAGCCCAACAAAAAGCGTATTGGATCAACTTATATAACGCAAAAACAGTAGATTTAATATTAGATAATTACCCTGTGAAAAGTATTACAAAGCTTGGAAAAGGCTTTTTCTCCTTTGGCCCTTGGGACGACAAAACATTAACTATAAATAATAAAGAGCTTTCATTAAACGATATAGAGCACCGAATCTTACGCCCTATTTATAATGATGCACGTATTCACTATGCGGTGAACTGTGCCTCTTATTCCTGCCCCAATTTAGCCGATCAAGCTTACACTGTAGAGAACATGGATCAGCTATTAGATAAAGGAGCAGAACACTATATTAACCATCCAAGAGGGGTATCAATAAAAAACAATAAGCTCACTCTCTCTTCTATTTACTCTTGGTATCAAATTGATTTTGGAGAAGATGAAAAAGCGTTAATCAAACATTTAACTGATTATGCAAAGCCAGGGTTAAAAGCGGCATTAGATGTGATAAAAGGAAAGATAGAGTACGATTACAATTGGGATTTGAACGAACTTAAATGA